Proteins from a single region of Thunnus maccoyii chromosome 23, fThuMac1.1, whole genome shotgun sequence:
- the zcrb1 gene encoding zinc finger CCHC-type and RNA-binding motif-containing protein 1 yields MSGGLAPSKSTVYVSNLPFSLTNNDLHKLFTKYGKVVKVTIVKDKDTHKSKGVAFVLFLDRDSAHNCARAVNNKQLFGRTVKASIAIDNGRAAEFIRRRNYTDKSKCYECGDTGHLSYACPKNMLGEREPPKKKEKKKKKKLPEPEEIEEESEEEGEDPALDSLSQAIAFQQARIEEEEVKQKRQAVLSQEEEAHPSTSSDSRKPRIKKSAYFSDEEELSD; encoded by the exons ATGAGCGGGGGTTTAGCACCAAGCAAAAGCACAGTGTATGTGTCCAACCTGCCGTTCTCTCTGACCAACAATGACCTGCACAAG CTATTTACCAAATATGGAAAAGTTGTCAA GGTTACAATTGTAAAAGATAAAGACACTCACAAGAGTAAAGGGGTTGCGTTCGTTCTGTTCCTGGACAGAGACTCAGCTCACAATTGTGCAAGAGCAGTGAATAACAAACAG CTGTTTGGCAGAACAGTGAAAGCAAGTATCGCCATCGACAACGGACGAGCAGCTGAGTTTATAAGGAGACGTAACTACACAGACAAGTCCAAATGTTATGAATGTGGG GATACAGGACATCTGAGTTATGCATGCCCCAAAAACATGCTGGGAGAGAGGGAACctccaaaaaagaaagaaaagaagaagaagaagaagcttccAGAACCTGAGGAGAT tgaagaagaaagtgaagaagagggagaggaccCAGCCTTAGATAGTCTAAGCCAAGCGATAGCTTTTCAG CAAGCTCGTATcgaggaagaggaagtgaagcAGAAGAGGCAGGCAGTTTTGTCACAGGAGGAAGAGGCTCATCCCTCTACATCTTCGGATTCCAGGAAACCAAGGATCAAAAAGAGCGCATACTTCAGTGACGAAGAAGAACTCAGTGACTAA